The Boseongicola sp. DNA segment CCACCGGACATCGCGCCCGCGGGCTGGTCCGCTAGGTCGAGCAAACCAACGTCGCCCAGCACCGCTTCGGCCCGCGTCCGGGCCTCGGCTTTTGAAACTTTGCGCAAGGCCAGCGGATAGATGACATTTTCAAAGGCACTGCGCCGCAACAGAATTGGCGTCTGAAAAACATAGGCCTGCGCCAAATCGGCCTGCGCGCGCGGCACCGCCCATTCGGCATGACCATCCGACAGCCGCATGATCCCGTGACAGCTTTTCAATAGCGTGGTCTTGCCCGCGCCATTTGGCCCCAGAACAACCAACGCGCCCCCCGCGTCAATCGACAAGTCCACCGGCCCAAGAATATCACGGCCATGGCGGTGCACTGTGGCACTGGTCAGGGTCAGAGGAAGAATGCTCACCACCGCCCCTCCCGTTCCGTCCGCGATATCCAATGCATCATCAGATTTACCGCTATCGCCAGCGCAATCAGGATGAAACCAAGGCCCAGCGCCAGCGCAAAGTTGCCCTTCGACGTCTCTAAAGCAATGGCCGTCGTCAATACTCGCGTAACATGATCAATGTTGCCGCCAACGATCATGATCGCGCCAATTTCGCCAATCGCACGCCCGAACCCGGCCAGGGTCGCGGTCAGTAACGACCGGCGCGCATCCCAGATCAGCGTGCGCATGCGCTGTGCTTTGGTGGTGTTCAGCGAGATCAGCAAATCGTGGTAGTCTGCCCAGAGATCCCGCAACGCCTGATGCGAGATCGACGCGATTAGCGGGGTGACGATGATCACCTGTGCAATGATCATGGCCGTGGGCGTGAACAACAACCCAAACACCCCAAACGGGCCCGACCGTGACAACAGCAGGTAAACGATCAGCCCCACCACGACCGGCGGCAGACCCATCAACGCATTCAAGATGGCAATCGTGCCACGGCGGAACCGAAATCGGCTGACGGTCAAAACCGCACCAAGCGGTATGCCGATGCCTGCACCAATGGCAACGGCGGTCAATGTCACCTGCAGGGACCGCAATGTGATCTCGACCAGATCGCGATCCAGTGTCACGATCAACAAAATGGCCGCCGCCAATCCGTCCCAGATATCGCTCATGCCATACCGGCCCCAAAAATTGGGTCGGAAGCTGTGCCAACAAGATTAATACAGGCGCAGAACAACTGGCGCAAACTCCGGGGCATGAATTAATCGACCGTCTGATCGCCGATCAGCGCTGCAATATTGAGTTTCAGCGGATGTGCAAAGGAAATAATCACCTGCGCCCAAGACCTCAGATCAAAGGCGCACGCGTCAATGCCCTTCTTTTTGGCAAAAATACTCTCGGGGGACCGGGGGTGAAACCCCCGGCGGATCGCCCCGC contains these protein-coding regions:
- a CDS encoding ATP-binding cassette domain-containing protein codes for the protein MVSILPLTLTSATVHRHGRDILGPVDLSIDAGGALVVLGPNGAGKTTLLKSCHGIMRLSDGHAEWAVPRAQADLAQAYVFQTPILLRRSAFENVIYPLALRKVSKAEARTRAEAVLGDVGLLDLADQPAGAMSGGERQKLAIARALVTKPEVLFLDEPTASLDGRATREIEAILSRAMAAGTKLIMSTHNLGQARRIASDVVFVLNGRIHEAGPALAFFAGPQTSEAAAFLEGDIVE
- a CDS encoding ABC transporter permease subunit, which produces MSDIWDGLAAAILLIVTLDRDLVEITLRSLQVTLTAVAIGAGIGIPLGAVLTVSRFRFRRGTIAILNALMGLPPVVVGLIVYLLLSRSGPFGVFGLLFTPTAMIIAQVIIVTPLIASISHQALRDLWADYHDLLISLNTTKAQRMRTLIWDARRSLLTATLAGFGRAIGEIGAIMIVGGNIDHVTRVLTTAIALETSKGNFALALGLGFILIALAIAVNLMMHWISRTEREGRW